GTGAGTTGATAACGTTGAGCTTATCAGCAACCTTAGCGCCACCAAGAATAGCTACGAAAGGTCTTACAGGATTCTCAACAGCATTTCCAAGGAAGTCGATCTCCTTCTGCATAAGGTATCCAACTACGTTGTTGCCGCCTTTTTCCTTGATGTACTTAGTTACAACTGCTACAGAAGCATGTGCTCTGTGAGCTGAACCGAAAGCGTCGCATACATAATCATCAGCAAGATCAGCGAGCTCTTTTGCAAAAGCCTCACCAGCCTCTTCAGGCTTAGTCTCCTCTTTGCCTCTGAAACGAGTATTCTGAAGAAGGATTACATCGCCTTCCTTCATAGCCTCTACTGCACCTGTTGCAGCAGCGCCTGTTACATTGTAATCATCGATGAACTTAACGTCCTTGCCAAGCTTCTCAGAAAGTCTCTTAGCAACAGGGCCAAGTGATTCTCCCTCGTTAGGACCATTCTTAACCTTACCAAGGTGTGAGCAAAGGATAACCTTGCCGCCATCCTTAACAAGTTTCTTGATTGTAGGAAGAGCTGCAACGATTCTTGTCTCGTCAGTGATCTCGCCGTTCTTAAGAGGTACGTTGAAATCGCAACGAACAAGTACGCGTCTGCCCTTTACATTGATGTCATCTACGGACTTCTTATTAAGTGCCATATTATTTTCCTCCTGGAATTTTTTACTGTGATATAAAAATGAGGTCCGGTCCACATGGACCGGACCTCATCAAAAGATCTCTTTAAGTTTTAATTACTTAACGAACTTCTCGAAGTACTTGATAGTTCTAACCATCTGAGATGTGTATGAGTTCTCGTTGTCATACCATGAAACAACCTGAACTTCATAGAGGCCATCACCGATAGCTGTTACCATTGTCTGTGTAGCATCAAAGAGTGAACCATATGTCATTCCAACGATATCAGATGAAACGATCTCATCCTCGTTGTAACCGAATGTCTCAGGATCTGAAGCCTTCTTCATAGCCTCGTTGATTGCTTCCTTTGTAAGTTCCTTGTCAGACTTAACAACTGCGAAAAGAAGAGTTGTTGAACCTGTTGGAACAGGTACTCTCTGAGCAGCGCCGATGAGCTTGCCGTTAAGTTCAGGAATAACAAGACCGATAGCCTTTGCAGCACCTGTTGAGTTAGGAACGATGTTTACAGCGCCTGCACG
The sequence above is a segment of the Butyrivibrio proteoclasticus B316 genome. Coding sequences within it:
- a CDS encoding phosphoglycerate kinase; this translates as MALNKKSVDDINVKGRRVLVRCDFNVPLKNGEITDETRIVAALPTIKKLVKDGGKVILCSHLGKVKNGPNEGESLGPVAKRLSEKLGKDVKFIDDYNVTGAAATGAVEAMKEGDVILLQNTRFRGKEETKPEEAGEAFAKELADLADDYVCDAFGSAHRAHASVAVVTKYIKEKGGNNVVGYLMQKEIDFLGNAVENPVRPFVAILGGAKVADKLNVINSLLDKCDTLIIGGGMAYTFLKAKGYEVGKSLLDETKIDYCKEMMEKAEKAGKQLLLPIDTVCIDSFPDPIDNPNITTTIVDADKLPADKEGADIGPKTIALYSEAVKSAKTVVWNGPMGVFENPVLANGTKEVAKALSLTDATTIIGGGDSAAAVNQLGYADKMSHISTGGGASLEFLEGKKLPGVYAADDK